One part of the Algibacter sp. L1A34 genome encodes these proteins:
- a CDS encoding toxin-antitoxin system YwqK family antitoxin has translation MKLTILILLFSTISGFSQEIKFNLFLKDSCSNEIERSDYYHLEKDGTKYNISDFDGTIILLTKGEYKLVATEIGEVRKIVIDKLINSDTLVKPRIEEYIKKTNVSYKKGTSREQLKKLGIIPNYKFMNCEKVCDGIETDYYSNGKIRLKAEFKNGLVIGELKRYYQNGKIKEVSVYDNDGILIKTTLFNENGEIKKE, from the coding sequence ATGAAATTAACGATTTTAATATTACTTTTTTCTACCATTTCTGGATTTAGTCAAGAAATTAAATTCAATCTATTTTTGAAAGATTCTTGCTCAAACGAAATTGAAAGAAGTGATTACTATCATCTTGAAAAGGACGGAACCAAGTATAATATATCGGACTTTGACGGAACAATAATTCTTCTGACTAAAGGAGAGTATAAACTTGTCGCAACCGAAATTGGAGAAGTACGTAAAATTGTAATTGACAAACTAATAAATTCAGACACTTTAGTTAAACCGAGAATCGAAGAATATATAAAAAAGACAAATGTTTCCTATAAAAAAGGCACAAGTCGGGAACAACTTAAAAAACTTGGAATAATTCCTAACTATAAGTTTATGAATTGCGAAAAGGTTTGTGACGGAATTGAAACTGATTATTACTCAAACGGAAAAATTCGGCTGAAAGCGGAATTTAAAAACGGACTTGTAATCGGAGAATTAAAAAGATATTATCAAAACGGAAAAATTAAAGAAGTTTCTGTTTATGACAATGACGGAATTTTAATAAAAACAACTCTGTTTAACGAAAATGGAGAAATAAAAAAAGAATAA
- a CDS encoding tetratricopeptide repeat protein: MKHLYILIIFIFILSCKNDIYSDKEKIVTTKDGNTNVFYKNSFENGLIKDSIAAFDFDKGIEQSSQLNFKSSRGFYESANKLEPNNTIIINALGNVSADLKDFDKSYEYFEQSLRIDSLDAITYLNYGFSRARNDEFNKAIEPIQQRN, from the coding sequence ATGAAACACCTGTACATATTAATAATTTTTATTTTCATTTTGAGCTGTAAGAATGATATCTATTCTGACAAAGAAAAAATTGTTACAACAAAAGACGGAAATACAAATGTGTTTTATAAAAACTCGTTTGAAAATGGACTGATTAAAGACTCAATAGCTGCTTTTGACTTTGACAAAGGTATTGAGCAAAGTTCCCAACTGAACTTTAAAAGCTCTAGAGGATTTTATGAATCCGCAAATAAACTAGAACCTAATAATACAATTATAATTAATGCTTTAGGGAATGTAAGTGCTGACCTTAAAGACTTTGATAAGTCCTATGAATACTTTGAACAATCTTTGCGGATTGATAGCCTTGATGCAATAACCTATTTGAATTATGGCTTTTCAAGAGCAAGAAACGATGAATTTAATAAAGCAATCGAACCTATACAACAAAGGAATTAG
- the xerA gene encoding site-specific tyrosine recombinase/integron integrase produces MLNKHITLKHLFIKEKQCIGLQFNSDKVIQALIKELPNPKWSKEFNMVYILNNKSNVSLVFEKFKGVAWVNCNYFFKDRKLNSDNKTTDVSWFRERSIKKNFRTCPDEFLQKLELKKYSNSTVKNYVHSFEKFINHYKQRELFSINENDIRLYLQKLIKEDKSNSYINMSINAIKFYYEMVLGMPNRFYSIERPRKESKLPKVLSKEEIITIINFTNNIKHKCIISLLYSSGLRRNELLQLKIKDIDSKRMVIRVEQAKGNKDRYTVLNKSVLEDMRTYFKIYRPKTYLFENPIPGNPYSSSSVLQIVVKSAKNAGIKQRVTPHMLRHSFATHLLESGTDIRYIQLLLGHNSTKTTEIYTHVATSSFTEIKDLLS; encoded by the coding sequence ATGCTAAATAAACATATCACATTGAAACATCTTTTTATTAAAGAAAAACAATGTATTGGCTTACAATTCAACTCAGATAAAGTCATTCAAGCTCTAATTAAAGAATTACCAAACCCTAAATGGAGTAAAGAGTTTAATATGGTATATATTCTAAACAACAAATCTAATGTCAGTTTGGTTTTTGAAAAATTTAAGGGTGTTGCCTGGGTTAATTGCAACTACTTTTTTAAAGACAGAAAACTTAATAGTGATAACAAAACTACGGATGTATCTTGGTTTAGAGAACGATCTATAAAAAAAAATTTTAGAACATGTCCTGATGAATTTCTACAAAAATTAGAACTAAAAAAATATTCGAATAGCACAGTAAAAAACTATGTTCATAGTTTTGAGAAATTTATTAATCATTATAAACAAAGGGAATTATTTAGTATTAACGAAAATGATATTAGGCTCTATCTTCAAAAACTAATTAAAGAAGACAAGTCTAATTCATATATTAATATGTCTATCAATGCTATTAAATTTTATTACGAAATGGTTTTAGGAATGCCTAACCGGTTCTACTCTATTGAAAGACCTAGAAAAGAATCTAAATTGCCAAAAGTATTATCGAAAGAAGAAATAATTACAATAATTAACTTTACGAACAACATAAAACATAAATGTATTATAAGCTTATTGTACTCTTCTGGCTTACGAAGAAATGAACTCTTACAATTAAAAATAAAAGACATTGATAGTAAAAGAATGGTTATTAGAGTTGAACAAGCTAAAGGTAATAAAGACCGCTATACAGTTCTCAACAAAAGTGTTCTGGAAGACATGAGAACGTATTTTAAAATTTACAGACCTAAAACATATTTGTTTGAAAATCCCATTCCTGGCAATCCATACAGTAGCTCTAGTGTATTACAAATTGTTGTTAAATCTGCCAAAAATGCAGGTATTAAACAAAGAGTTACTCCCCATATGTTAAGACATAGTTTTGCCACGCATTTACTGGAAAGTGGTACAGATATTCGCTACATTCAATTACTTTTAGGACATAACTCTACTAAAACTACAGAAATTTATACACATGTTGCTACAAGTTCCTTTACAGAAATTAAAGATTTACTATCTTAG
- a CDS encoding transposase produces the protein MHNNSMLNYFNNRSTNVSAESFNAKFKEFRTQFRGVRGVEFVFFRLTKLYA, from the coding sequence TTGAACTATTTTAATAACAGAAGTACCAATGTCTCTGCCGAATCTTTTAATGCCAAATTTAAAGAATTTAGAACTCAGTTCAGAGGCGTAAGAGGTGTAGAATTCGTCTTCTTTAGACTAACTAAATTATATGCATAA